The sequence AGTGACATCGTCGAAGACCGGAACCGCACCCAAGGCGCCCAAAGCGCCCAAGGCGCCGAAGATCCCCAAGGCCGAGTCGCACCTCGCGCTGGTCCGCCGCGCCCGCCGGATCAACCGGGAGCTCGCCGAGGTCTATCCGTACGCCCATCCCGAGCTGGACTTCCGCAACCCCTTCGAGCTGCTCGTCGCCACGGTCCTCTCCGCCCAGACCACCGACCTGAGGGTCAACCAGACCACCCCCGCGCTCTTCGCCGCCTACCCGACGCCCGAGGACATGGCGGCGGCCGTTCCGGAGGAGATGGAGGAGCTGATCCGGCCGACCGGCTTCTTCCGGGCCAAGACCAAGTCGCTCCTGGGCCTCTCCGCCGCCCTGCGGGACGACTTCGGCGGCGAGGTCCCGGGCCGTCTGGAGGACCTGGTCAAGCTGCCCGGCGTCGGCCGCAAGACCGCCAACGTCGTGCTGGGCAACGCCTTCGGGGTCCCCGGCATCACCGTGGACACGCACTTCGGCCGCTTGGTCCGGCGCTGGAAGTGGACGGACGAGGAGGACCCGGTGAAGGTCGAGGCGGTGATCGCCGACATCTTCCCGAAGAGCGAGTGGACGATGCTGTCGCACCGGGTGATCTTCCACGGCCGCCGCATCTGCCACTCCCGGAAACCGGCCTGCGGCGCCTGCCCCATCGCCCCGCTCTGTCCTTCGTACGGTGAAGGGGAGACCGACCCGGAGAAGGCCAGGAAGCTGCTGAAGTACGAGATGGGCGGCTACCCGGGCCAGCGGCTCAGCCCGCCCGCCGACTTCCCGGGCAAGCCCGCTCCCGCACTGGGAGCCGCATGAGGGGACGCCGCA is a genomic window of Streptomyces sp. SID8374 containing:
- the nth gene encoding endonuclease III, with translation MPKAESHLALVRRARRINRELAEVYPYAHPELDFRNPFELLVATVLSAQTTDLRVNQTTPALFAAYPTPEDMAAAVPEEMEELIRPTGFFRAKTKSLLGLSAALRDDFGGEVPGRLEDLVKLPGVGRKTANVVLGNAFGVPGITVDTHFGRLVRRWKWTDEEDPVKVEAVIADIFPKSEWTMLSHRVIFHGRRICHSRKPACGACPIAPLCPSYGEGETDPEKARKLLKYEMGGYPGQRLSPPADFPGKPAPALGAA